The following proteins come from a genomic window of Caldisericia bacterium:
- a CDS encoding ABC transporter permease subunit, translating into MNRRSFNPIDILAIGIIFAIFYFIFVGSKSYSKELFEKREIVLSLKYLPLYSFYSILRIFIAFIISFVFAIVYGYLAFKNKTLEVFLIPILDVLQSIPVLSFLPPVFYFFVSIFKGSSLGLELASIILIFTGQVWNLVFSFYNSLKTEPKEFEDVVRINKLNFWERFTKLDLPHAAIGLIWNSMMSVAGGWFFLMACENFSILNQEYTLLGLGSFLAKASEVGDMKMIMIGLFTLILIIVLIDQFIWRPLIAWSSKFKMEEKGEEEARSFILELYQRSQIFAFVSFNIISPLNKFITNLFTRKRERGENFTVEIIKKVLSYIIFGYLFLFMMKGVEGLIKTIMSVSLSDWLLIVKGGGFTLFRVILAVLIGYLWTIPVGVKIGINPNISKYAQPVAQILASIPATALFPVILLFFLNLRGGLQISSIILMALGTQWYLLFNVIGGAKQIPKDFIEVGKIFKLSGKNWWSIIVIPTIFSSLITGGITAWGGAWNSSIVSEYVNFGGKVHMITGLGALISSATERGDIPLLTASTLFMAVIVVLFNRLFWRKMYNLAEDKYHLE; encoded by the coding sequence GTGAACAGAAGATCATTTAATCCAATTGATATATTAGCAATAGGAATAATCTTTGCAATTTTCTATTTTATATTTGTTGGTAGTAAAAGTTATTCAAAAGAACTATTTGAAAAAAGAGAAATTGTGTTATCGCTTAAATATCTGCCACTTTATTCCTTTTATTCAATATTAAGAATTTTTATAGCATTTATAATTTCTTTTGTTTTTGCTATAGTATATGGCTATCTTGCATTTAAAAATAAAACTCTCGAGGTTTTTTTAATTCCCATTCTTGATGTTTTACAATCAATTCCTGTTCTTTCATTTCTTCCACCTGTTTTTTATTTCTTTGTTTCTATTTTTAAGGGTTCATCCTTAGGATTAGAACTTGCCTCAATTATTCTAATTTTTACAGGTCAAGTTTGGAATCTTGTTTTTAGTTTCTACAACTCATTAAAAACTGAACCAAAAGAATTTGAAGATGTTGTAAGAATAAATAAACTTAATTTCTGGGAACGTTTTACAAAATTAGATCTTCCACATGCTGCAATTGGTTTGATTTGGAATAGTATGATGTCTGTTGCTGGTGGTTGGTTTTTCTTGATGGCTTGTGAAAACTTTTCAATTTTAAACCAAGAGTACACTCTCCTTGGTCTTGGTTCATTCCTTGCAAAGGCATCAGAAGTTGGGGATATGAAAATGATAATGATAGGATTGTTTACCTTAATTTTAATAATAGTTCTAATAGATCAATTTATATGGAGACCACTTATAGCATGGTCATCAAAATTTAAAATGGAAGAAAAAGGAGAAGAGGAGGCAAGATCTTTTATTCTTGAACTATATCAAAGATCTCAAATTTTTGCTTTTGTTTCTTTTAATATAATTTCTCCTTTAAATAAATTTATAACTAATCTCTTCACAAGAAAGAGAGAAAGAGGGGAAAATTTTACAGTCGAGATCATTAAAAAAGTTTTATCATATATAATTTTTGGTTATCTATTTTTATTTATGATGAAAGGTGTAGAGGGATTAATTAAAACAATTATGTCAGTATCATTATCTGACTGGTTATTAATAGTAAAAGGTGGGGGATTCACTTTATTTAGAGTTATTTTAGCAGTTTTAATTGGTTATCTTTGGACAATACCAGTTGGAGTAAAAATTGGTATAAATCCTAATATTTCAAAATATGCTCAACCTGTAGCCCAAATTTTAGCATCAATTCCTGCTACTGCCCTCTTTCCAGTCATTTTACTTTTCTTTTTAAACTTAAGAGGTGGATTACAAATAAGTTCAATAATACTTATGGCTCTTGGAACTCAATGGTATCTTCTTTTTAATGTTATTGGAGGTGCTAAACAAATTCCTAAAGATTTTATAGAAGTGGGTAAAATTTTTAAATTAAGTGGAAAAAATTGGTGGAGTATAATTGTCATACCTACAATTTTTTCTTCATTAATAACTGGTGGAATTACAGCATGGGGTGGTGCATGGAACTCAAGCATTGTTTCTGAATATGTAAATTTTGGTGGAAAGGTACATATGATTACTGGACTTGGTGCTTTAATTAGTAGTGCAACAGAAAGGGGTGACATACCCCTTCTTACAGCAAGTACTTTATTTATGGCTGTTATTGTAGTATTATTTAATAGACTCTTCTGGAGAAAAATGTATAATCTCGCAGAAGATAAATATCATTTGGAGTAG
- the tgt gene encoding tRNA guanosine(34) transglycosylase Tgt encodes MFFEVKDRFENIRISKLKLNDIEIETPVFMPVGTQATVKTLSSFDVWDIGYRLILVNSYHLYLQPGEETIKKFNGVKNFMNWKGLLLSDSGGFQVLSLSDIREIKEDGVVFKSFIDGSLHFFSPEFTVKFQETLGVDIMMTLDICPPYGISEEELKKFTHLSIDWAKRGKSVKEEGKGQLFAVIQGGLNLNLRLKALEELEKENFPGYGIGGLSIGEPWSKTKEFLLKFVPQMPQDKPRYFMGLGDPISIMDAVEAGVDMFDCVYPTRIARNRTLLTKYGKLRITKSEYKMDERPIEEDCDCFTCRNFSRAYLHHLFKAKEILAPRLATIHNLRFMYNFMEKLRNSIKNRKYFDFRKEFETDFLTNFKRDE; translated from the coding sequence ATGTTTTTTGAAGTAAAAGATAGATTTGAAAATATAAGAATTTCTAAATTAAAACTTAATGATATTGAAATTGAGACACCCGTCTTTATGCCAGTTGGAACTCAAGCAACAGTTAAAACGCTCTCTTCATTTGATGTTTGGGATATTGGATATAGATTGATCCTTGTAAATTCATACCATCTTTATCTTCAGCCAGGTGAAGAGACAATAAAAAAGTTTAATGGAGTTAAAAATTTCATGAATTGGAAAGGTCTTCTTCTTTCAGATTCAGGTGGCTTTCAAGTTCTATCTCTTTCAGATATTAGAGAGATAAAAGAAGACGGAGTTGTTTTTAAATCTTTTATTGATGGTTCACTCCACTTTTTTTCTCCTGAATTTACAGTAAAATTTCAAGAAACACTTGGTGTTGATATAATGATGACTCTTGATATTTGTCCTCCATATGGAATTAGCGAAGAGGAGTTAAAAAAATTTACACATTTAAGTATAGATTGGGCGAAAAGAGGAAAAAGTGTTAAAGAAGAAGGAAAAGGACAACTTTTTGCTGTTATTCAGGGTGGATTAAATTTAAATTTAAGACTTAAAGCACTAGAGGAGTTAGAAAAAGAGAATTTTCCAGGTTATGGGATTGGTGGACTTTCAATAGGAGAACCATGGAGCAAAACAAAAGAGTTTTTATTGAAGTTTGTGCCACAGATGCCTCAAGATAAACCAAGATATTTTATGGGACTAGGAGATCCAATAAGTATAATGGATGCAGTTGAAGCAGGAGTTGATATGTTTGATTGTGTCTACCCCACAAGAATTGCAAGAAATAGAACTCTTTTAACTAAATATGGAAAGTTAAGAATTACAAAGAGTGAATATAAAATGGATGAAAGACCAATAGAAGAAGATTGTGACTGTTTTACATGTAGGAATTTTAGTAGAGCATATTTACATCATCTTTTTAAAGCAAAAGAAATCCTTGCCCCTCGTCTTGCAACAATTCACAATTTAAGATTTATGTATAATTTTATGGAAAAATTAAGAAACTCAATTAAAAACAGAAAATATTTTGATTTTAGAAAAGAATTTGAAACTGACTTTTTAACAAATTTTAAAAGAGATGAATAA
- a CDS encoding nitrate/sulfonate/bicarbonate ABC transporter ATP-binding protein: protein MYLLEVRNVSKKFTFPGKKEIFVLKDINFNIREGEIVSILGPSGSGKSTLLRIIAGLIKPDEGVVIYRNKIITDVNPGVSIVFQNFALFPWLTVEENVLLGLINKEMDIKEKREKALKAIDIVGLDGFEKAYPKELSGGMKQRVGFARALVVEPDILLMDEPFSSLDVLTAENLRNDLLELWIENKIPTKAIILITHSIEEAVYMSDRVLIISKDPGRIVEDIEIKIPHWRDKNSQKFLSLVDRIYTTLTGGEIEKEREIMRVSKETLIIPNARVGAITGFVELVSDLGGKTDLFKIGRELYMDLEDLLPIVEASELLGFTKYKQGDIELTPDGENFVEADLLKKKEIFREKVLENVFMIKQIVRVLKSKTNKRISEDFFLDILERRMTRSEAEKQMDILIDWGRYAELFTYDDETDELILEEEIETKT, encoded by the coding sequence ATGTATTTACTTGAAGTAAGAAATGTTAGTAAAAAATTTACATTTCCTGGAAAAAAGGAAATTTTTGTTTTAAAGGATATTAATTTTAATATTCGTGAAGGTGAGATTGTTTCAATTTTAGGACCATCAGGTTCAGGAAAATCTACTCTTTTACGAATAATTGCTGGTTTAATAAAACCAGATGAAGGAGTTGTTATTTATAGAAATAAAATAATAACAGATGTAAATCCAGGTGTATCAATTGTTTTTCAGAATTTTGCTCTTTTTCCTTGGCTTACAGTTGAAGAAAATGTTTTATTAGGACTAATAAATAAAGAAATGGATATTAAAGAAAAAAGAGAAAAGGCTCTTAAAGCAATAGATATTGTAGGTCTTGATGGATTTGAGAAGGCATATCCTAAAGAACTATCTGGTGGAATGAAACAAAGAGTTGGATTTGCAAGAGCACTTGTAGTTGAACCAGATATACTTTTAATGGATGAGCCTTTTTCATCTCTTGATGTTTTAACTGCTGAAAACTTAAGAAATGACCTTTTGGAGTTATGGATTGAAAACAAAATTCCAACGAAAGCAATTATATTAATAACTCATAGTATTGAGGAAGCAGTTTATATGTCTGATAGGGTTTTAATTATAAGTAAAGACCCAGGGAGAATAGTTGAAGATATTGAAATTAAAATTCCACACTGGAGAGATAAAAACTCTCAAAAGTTTCTATCTCTTGTTGATAGAATATATACAACATTAACAGGCGGAGAAATAGAAAAAGAAAGAGAAATTATGAGAGTTTCAAAAGAGACTCTTATAATACCTAATGCAAGAGTAGGTGCAATAACAGGTTTTGTTGAACTTGTATCTGATCTTGGAGGAAAAACAGATTTATTCAAAATAGGTAGAGAACTCTATATGGATCTTGAGGATCTATTGCCAATTGTTGAAGCATCAGAACTTCTTGGCTTTACCAAATATAAACAGGGTGATATTGAATTGACCCCTGATGGAGAAAATTTCGTTGAAGCAGATCTTCTTAAAAAGAAAGAAATTTTTAGAGAAAAAGTTCTTGAAAATGTTTTTATGATAAAGCAAATTGTTAGAGTTTTAAAATCAAAAACAAACAAAAGAATTTCTGAGGATTTCTTCCTTGATATTTTAGAAAGAAGAATGACAAGAAGTGAAGCAGAAAAACAGATGGATATTTTAATAGATTGGGGAAGATATGCAGAGTTATTTACATACGATGATGAGACAGATGAACTTATTCTTGAAGAGGAGATAGAAACTAAAACATAA
- the cmr6 gene encoding type III-B CRISPR module RAMP protein Cmr6 produces the protein MSIRFHVSKNKYFPRDTFSILSAQSIGPDNNFYFLFNSPIVLGEILPERIVINKEIEKFKWERNFLENIQKRRENLINLLKNNGFNVKNFQSICPWHLIIGLGGVHPQETSMTLHHIYGIPYIPGSAVKGVTKHWAVLKFAEQKMNKDNKSFEDAVEQISSDLEKGNELDLEIGNIKFGELIKIFGTQKHQGKVYFIDAYPVSDINLKIDIMNPHYPDYYSGKQPPADWQNPKPVEFLTVEKTTFRFYLISQDNSLLQKSEVLLKEALEKFGIGAKTSLGYGIFKI, from the coding sequence ATGAGTATTAGGTTTCATGTATCAAAAAATAAGTATTTTCCTCGAGATACCTTTAGTATACTTTCAGCTCAAAGCATTGGACCTGATAATAATTTTTATTTTCTATTTAACTCACCAATTGTTCTTGGGGAGATCTTGCCTGAAAGGATAGTGATTAATAAGGAAATTGAGAAATTCAAATGGGAAAGAAATTTTTTAGAAAACATTCAGAAGAGAAGAGAAAATTTGATTAATCTTTTAAAAAATAATGGTTTTAATGTTAAGAATTTTCAAAGCATATGTCCTTGGCATCTTATAATTGGGCTTGGAGGAGTACATCCCCAGGAAACATCGATGACTTTGCATCATATTTATGGGATTCCGTATATTCCGGGAAGTGCGGTCAAAGGAGTAACAAAGCATTGGGCGGTGTTGAAGTTTGCAGAACAGAAGATGAATAAAGATAATAAAAGTTTTGAAGATGCTGTGGAGCAAATTTCGAGTGATCTTGAAAAAGGAAACGAGTTGGATTTGGAAATTGGTAATATAAAATTTGGAGAGTTGATTAAAATCTTCGGCACTCAAAAGCATCAAGGGAAGGTATATTTTATAGATGCTTATCCGGTAAGTGATATAAATTTGAAGATTGATATAATGAACCCCCATTATCCTGATTATTATTCTGGAAAGCAACCTCCGGCAGATTGGCAAAATCCAAAACCTGTAGAATTTTTGACTGTTGAGAAAACAACTTTTCGATTCTATTTAATTTCACAGGACAATTCTTTACTCCAAAAGTCAGAAGTGTTATTAAAGGAAGCATTAGAAAAGTTTGGTATTGGAGCGAAAACATCGTTAGGATATGGAATATTTAAGATTTAG
- the cmr5 gene encoding type III-B CRISPR module-associated protein Cmr5, whose translation MPDRESLITKLEKGRAEFAYRCVKEVVDENSSNKELLKNYRAYSRKIPQMILSNGLGQTLAFVKSKAKNGNAYELLYSQMMDYLRSDSTARIKMPDNIELVEWVISLDSQNYRYVTEEILAFLNWVKRFAEGLIETEEESEE comes from the coding sequence ATGCCTGATAGAGAGAGTTTAATTACAAAACTTGAAAAGGGGAGAGCAGAGTTTGCGTATAGGTGTGTAAAGGAAGTGGTTGATGAAAATTCTTCTAATAAAGAATTACTCAAGAATTACCGTGCTTACTCAAGAAAAATTCCTCAGATGATTCTTTCCAATGGACTTGGGCAAACCCTTGCATTTGTTAAGTCGAAAGCAAAAAATGGAAATGCTTATGAACTTTTATATTCGCAAATGATGGATTATCTTAGAAGTGATTCAACAGCAAGAATAAAGATGCCAGATAACATTGAGTTAGTAGAATGGGTTATTTCGCTTGATTCTCAAAATTATCGATATGTCACAGAGGAGATACTTGCATTTTTAAATTGGGTGAAGAGGTTTGCAGAGGGTTTGATTGAAACAGAGGAGGAGAGTGAAGAATGA
- a CDS encoding methyltransferase domain-containing protein: MNEKDKPRSSKNGKVTKKELFGKIESLDEYIKSHTSKVKMSPFLLSSDIEEKEIRDLIKKEIDYLIEILKPKENDRILDLISSHGEYSLELARRGFINVEGLDRSSNLIQKSKLRAKKENLPVKFREGTPRKLFYPPNSFDVVLLIGNVFGFFETPLDAFNVLKEIFRVLKKGGKIFIDIIDSEYEKKNIVPYYWQWLDKNHYVLRENKLSLNEDSLIIREIVSHIQKGVIKDSFFSLRLYTKDEILNLLKRAGFSDIQIFDHSIDINIPISNFQIGEKHISFVATVYKEIKEEVKVKKVLRNVCVILGDPKKSDPLKPNHIFDEDDLRAIEKLKETLKTFKNYKFIYLDNHDHLAEELMGLKGKVDYVLNLCDEGYFNDPTKEMHIPAILDVLNIPYTGATPQSLAHAYDKSLVRGIAREMGIPVPDAFLVKPGENVYELPINFPIIVKPNFGDSSFGITQKNVCFDYESLIKVIRDLRDLFGYEKPILIEEFLTGKELSLGIIGNPPRYPFKLLPLAELDYSSLPEDLPKICGYEAKWLPNSPYGKIKFIKATVSEEVERDLIDWSIRLFERLECRDYARFDFRLNSSGFPKLLEVNPNPGWHYDGFLAEIARIQNIDYKTLLELILKSTEIRLGLIPAEEF, translated from the coding sequence ATGAATGAAAAAGATAAACCACGAAGTAGTAAGAACGGAAAGGTAACAAAAAAAGAACTTTTTGGAAAAATAGAGAGTTTAGATGAGTATATAAAAAGTCATACAAGCAAAGTTAAAATGTCTCCTTTTCTTTTATCAAGTGATATTGAAGAAAAGGAGATAAGAGATCTAATTAAAAAAGAGATTGATTATTTAATAGAAATTTTAAAACCAAAAGAAAATGATAGAATTCTTGATCTTATATCAAGCCACGGAGAATACTCATTAGAACTTGCAAGAAGAGGATTTATAAATGTAGAAGGGCTTGATAGATCAAGTAACTTAATTCAAAAATCAAAACTTAGAGCAAAAAAAGAGAACTTACCTGTTAAGTTTAGAGAAGGGACTCCAAGAAAACTTTTTTATCCACCTAATAGTTTTGATGTTGTTTTGCTAATTGGTAATGTCTTTGGTTTTTTTGAGACACCACTTGATGCTTTTAATGTTTTAAAAGAGATCTTTAGAGTGTTAAAAAAGGGTGGAAAAATATTTATAGATATAATAGATAGTGAATATGAAAAGAAAAACATTGTTCCATATTACTGGCAGTGGCTGGATAAAAATCATTATGTTTTAAGAGAAAATAAATTATCTTTAAATGAAGATAGTTTAATAATTAGAGAGATTGTGAGTCATATTCAAAAAGGAGTAATAAAAGATAGTTTCTTTTCATTGAGATTATATACAAAAGATGAAATTCTAAATCTACTTAAAAGAGCAGGTTTTTCTGATATTCAAATATTTGATCACTCAATTGATATAAATATTCCAATATCAAATTTCCAAATTGGAGAAAAACATATCTCTTTTGTTGCTACAGTATATAAAGAAATAAAAGAAGAAGTAAAAGTTAAAAAAGTTTTAAGAAATGTTTGTGTTATATTGGGTGATCCAAAGAAAAGTGATCCACTTAAACCAAATCACATTTTTGATGAGGATGATTTAAGAGCAATAGAAAAGTTAAAAGAAACTTTAAAAACATTTAAAAATTATAAATTCATCTATTTAGATAATCATGATCATCTTGCTGAAGAACTAATGGGGTTAAAAGGTAAAGTGGATTATGTTTTAAATTTATGTGATGAAGGTTATTTTAATGATCCTACAAAAGAGATGCATATTCCTGCAATTCTAGATGTTTTAAATATTCCATATACTGGTGCAACTCCACAATCACTTGCACATGCATATGATAAATCTCTTGTAAGAGGAATTGCAAGAGAAATGGGTATTCCTGTCCCAGATGCTTTTCTTGTAAAGCCAGGTGAAAATGTTTATGAATTACCAATAAATTTTCCTATTATAGTTAAACCTAATTTTGGGGATTCAAGTTTTGGTATAACTCAAAAAAATGTCTGTTTTGATTATGAAAGTTTAATAAAAGTTATAAGAGATCTAAGAGATCTTTTTGGTTATGAAAAACCAATACTTATTGAAGAATTTTTAACAGGTAAGGAATTAAGTTTAGGAATAATTGGTAATCCACCAAGATATCCATTTAAACTTTTACCTCTTGCTGAACTTGATTACTCATCTTTACCTGAAGATTTGCCTAAGATATGTGGTTATGAAGCAAAGTGGTTACCTAATTCTCCTTATGGGAAAATAAAATTTATTAAAGCAACAGTTTCTGAAGAAGTTGAAAGAGATTTAATTGATTGGAGTATTAGACTCTTTGAAAGATTAGAATGCAGAGATTATGCAAGATTTGATTTTAGATTAAATTCAAGTGGATTTCCAAAACTTCTAGAGGTAAATCCAAATCCAGGATGGCACTATGATGGTTTTTTAGCAGAGATTGCAAGAATTCAAAATATTGATTATAAAACACTTCTTGAATTAATATTAAAATCAACTGAAATTAGATTGGGATTAATACCAGCAGAAGAGTTTTAA
- a CDS encoding molybdopterin-dependent oxidoreductase: MEKELKEYNGIKLSSLSEFRENSIKGPQSVDIKNYTLEIYEEGIFKKAYRYEEVINNFKATKKIITLYCVEGWDTTILYEGINLIDILNDSNVSFKYPVIIFGAVDGYTTSLETSFVLNSKLIIAYKMNGITIPKENGFPFVLIGENKWGYKWIKWLNRIELSNDKDYRGYWESRGYSNSANLNEPFFER; this comes from the coding sequence ATGGAAAAAGAATTAAAAGAGTACAATGGAATTAAACTTTCAAGTTTGAGTGAATTTAGAGAAAATTCAATTAAAGGTCCACAGAGTGTGGATATTAAAAATTATACACTTGAAATTTATGAAGAAGGAATTTTTAAGAAAGCGTATAGATATGAAGAAGTAATAAACAATTTTAAAGCGACAAAAAAGATAATAACGCTTTATTGTGTTGAAGGATGGGATACAACGATTTTATATGAGGGAATAAATCTTATTGATATATTAAATGATTCAAATGTTTCTTTTAAGTATCCTGTGATAATTTTTGGTGCAGTAGATGGTTATACAACTTCACTTGAAACCTCTTTTGTTTTAAATAGCAAATTAATAATTGCATACAAAATGAATGGGATAACTATACCAAAAGAAAACGGATTCCCATTTGTTTTAATTGGAGAGAATAAATGGGGGTATAAATGGATTAAGTGGTTAAATAGAATAGAATTATCTAATGATAAAGATTATAGAGGATATTGGGAATCGAGAGGTTATTCAAATTCAGCAAATCTTAATGAACCATTTTTTGAAAGATAA
- the cmr4 gene encoding type III-B CRISPR module RAMP protein Cmr4, whose protein sequence is MFIIAETPVHAGSGSELGLVDLPIQRERHTDFPKIEASGLKGCIKEAFGIANKEIELNAKKIRPKDKIKYIKDNAETELNKDYLSLVFGPEDSDEHASAITFTDARILLFPVKSLKGIFAWITCPMVLERFSKEIKMAGINSSNFGNFYTLQNTTPRQSNLAIESKIILEEFTFEVNENDITSGIAEWFANRIFPSDNAYNYWREKLKSDLVILSDDDFKQFVKTSTEVITRTRIDDKTGTVASGALWTEEYLPQDTILYSLVMFTEPKVKSDEQKGIFKSVTPQEEAELVAKFFKDGLPEIVQIGGNQTIGKGFVRLKIL, encoded by the coding sequence TTGTTCATAATTGCAGAAACTCCTGTTCATGCTGGAAGTGGGAGTGAATTGGGGCTTGTGGATCTTCCCATTCAAAGGGAAAGGCATACGGATTTTCCCAAGATTGAAGCTTCAGGACTAAAGGGCTGTATAAAAGAGGCGTTTGGAATTGCGAATAAAGAAATTGAATTAAATGCTAAAAAAATTAGACCCAAAGACAAAATAAAATACATTAAAGACAATGCTGAAACAGAACTTAACAAAGACTATTTATCACTTGTTTTTGGACCAGAAGATAGTGATGAGCATGCAAGCGCTATTACTTTTACGGATGCGAGAATTCTTTTATTTCCTGTTAAATCGTTGAAGGGTATTTTTGCTTGGATAACTTGTCCGATGGTTCTTGAAAGATTTAGTAAGGAAATCAAGATGGCTGGTATAAACTCTAGCAATTTTGGAAACTTTTACACACTTCAAAACACTACACCAAGACAATCAAATCTTGCAATTGAGTCAAAAATTATACTTGAAGAATTCACTTTTGAAGTAAACGAAAATGATATAACCTCTGGAATTGCTGAATGGTTCGCAAATCGAATTTTCCCTAGTGATAATGCTTATAACTATTGGAGGGAGAAGTTAAAAAGTGATCTTGTTATTTTAAGTGATGATGATTTTAAGCAATTTGTAAAGACCTCTACTGAGGTAATTACGAGGACGAGAATTGACGATAAAACTGGCACTGTTGCGTCAGGGGCGCTATGGACAGAAGAATATTTGCCTCAAGATACAATCTTATATTCTCTCGTGATGTTTACAGAGCCAAAAGTAAAAAGTGATGAGCAAAAAGGGATATTTAAATCTGTTACTCCACAGGAAGAGGCAGAACTTGTTGCTAAGTTTTTTAAAGATGGGCTTCCAGAGATAGTTCAGATAGGGGGCAATCAAACAATTGGAAAGGGTTTTGTAAGGTTAAAAATCCTTTGA
- a CDS encoding type II CAAX endopeptidase family protein, protein MANEIRKVKTFIIFLLTISYILGFLVYFLKNYFVLSQTFFTIFSIVYMYLPFFTVVLVEKYIYKGSLKGLGFYLKWDKYIFLSIFIPIILTYLSNFLSLIFKDITINYEYFKPYFLILLTLQVIIVGSTINALVALGEEVGWRGYLVNNLIHKGFFKASIFIGFIWGIWHTPLILMGLNYPESKFFGIFMMVLFTILLSPIMIYITIKSKSIINASIFHGVMNSIGGLHLILLKGGTDLTKGIIGFPGLIILLFLNIIFLPKFLEFERELKSCS, encoded by the coding sequence ATGGCCAATGAAATTAGAAAGGTTAAAACATTTATAATTTTCTTACTAACCATAAGTTATATACTTGGTTTTTTAGTATATTTTTTAAAAAACTATTTTGTGCTTTCTCAGACCTTCTTTACAATTTTTTCAATAGTTTATATGTATTTACCATTTTTTACAGTTGTTTTAGTTGAAAAATACATTTATAAAGGGAGTTTAAAAGGACTTGGTTTTTATTTAAAATGGGACAAATATATTTTTCTATCGATTTTTATCCCCATAATTTTAACCTATCTCTCTAATTTTCTAAGTTTGATTTTTAAAGATATAACTATTAATTATGAGTATTTTAAGCCATATTTTTTAATTCTATTGACATTACAAGTTATAATTGTTGGTTCTACAATAAATGCACTTGTTGCTCTTGGAGAGGAAGTTGGATGGAGAGGTTATCTTGTGAATAATTTAATTCATAAAGGATTTTTTAAAGCATCTATATTTATTGGCTTTATTTGGGGAATCTGGCATACGCCCCTTATTTTAATGGGATTAAATTATCCTGAATCAAAATTTTTTGGAATCTTTATGATGGTGTTATTTACAATTCTTTTATCTCCAATAATGATTTATATAACAATTAAATCTAAATCAATAATAAATGCTTCAATTTTTCATGGAGTTATGAATTCAATAGGTGGACTTCATTTAATTTTACTTAAAGGTGGAACAGATTTAACAAAAGGAATAATAGGATTTCCAGGCCTTATTATTTTGCTTTTTCTAAATATAATCTTTTTGCCAAAATTTTTAGAATTTGAGAGAGAACTTAAAAGTTGCTCTTGA